TTCAGCTCGGCTTGATCGTCGCCAGTTGCTGTGTAGATATCAGCGGCGTCTTGGTATAGCGAAACGATGGTTGCGTCGGCAATGAGGACGTCTCGAAAGCGTTCGAGACGCCCGTTCAAGTCGGCTCGTCCGGTGTCGAGA
This sequence is a window from Salifodinibacter halophilus. Protein-coding genes within it:
- a CDS encoding IS4 family transposase → QAFLERYVEMADCDELSYAAFHDWFEPGFVALLREILDDAIENLDTGRADLNGRLERFRDVLIADATIVSLYQDAADIYTATGDDQAEL